Proteins encoded by one window of Vitis vinifera cultivar Pinot Noir 40024 chromosome 10, ASM3070453v1:
- the LOC100257686 gene encoding ferredoxin-thioredoxin reductase, variable chain yields the protein MNALAFFSASSPLNLRRSTNALVSSSSSSSSSSSSLDVCSVKSPSSAVVHRRRRTISCEVALRSDSATSSSSAAFEQVQEDAAEEAGKIGARVRVKVPLKVFHVPRVPEVDLTGMEGVLKQYVGVWKGKRISANLPFKIGFVADIEGRGPVKFFAHLKDDEFEYVDDP from the coding sequence ATGAATGCTCTGGCCTTCTTCTCTGCCTCCTCGCCCCTCAATCTTCGTCGCTCCACAAATGCACTCgtctcttcatcatcatcatcatcatcttcttcttcttctcttgatGTCTGCAGTGTGAAATCCCCTTCCTCTGCTGTGGTGCACCGCAGAAGAAGGACGATATCTTGCGAGGTGGCTCTGAGGTCGGATTCCGcgacatcatcatcatcagcagCCTTTGAACAAGTACAAGAGGACGCAGCTGAAGAAGCCGGCAAGATCGGTGCTAGGGTTAGGGTTAAGGTGCCTTTGAAGGTGTTTCATGTTCCGAGGGTGCCTGAGGTGGATCTCACCGGAATGGAAGGTGTTCTTAAGCAGTATGTTGGAGTATGGAAGGGCAAGCGCATATCCGCCAATCTTCCTTTCAAGATCGGGTTCGTCGCGGACATTGAAGGCCGTGGCCCTGTCAAGTTCTTTGCCCATCTCAAGGACGACGAGTTTGAGTACGTTGATGACCCTTGA